A genomic window from Thermococcus nautili includes:
- a CDS encoding MarC family protein, whose product MSELSTILSSALLMLIMIDPSDKILLVSFLREDFQIDDIKALIVRANLIGFLLLASFAIAGQIILQEIFHININALKVAGGFVLFKIGLEALEGGGMFTLKRERDILALAAVPVAMPLIAGPAAITAVITLTAEYGYLVSLSATAIAIAVVALSMFVALYMMKSVNKTFLSVTIRIIGLFIMAIGAQMMVEGVVGIYLLMTSAG is encoded by the coding sequence ATGAGCGAGCTGTCAACGATACTGAGTTCGGCGCTGCTGATGCTCATCATGATTGACCCGAGCGACAAGATACTCCTCGTCAGCTTCCTGCGCGAGGACTTTCAGATTGACGACATCAAAGCCTTAATCGTGAGGGCCAACCTGATAGGCTTCCTTCTCTTGGCGAGCTTTGCGATAGCGGGCCAGATAATCCTCCAGGAGATTTTCCACATCAACATAAACGCCCTGAAAGTTGCCGGCGGCTTCGTTCTCTTCAAAATCGGTCTCGAAGCTCTGGAAGGCGGTGGAATGTTCACCCTCAAGAGGGAGCGCGATATACTCGCCTTGGCGGCAGTCCCGGTCGCGATGCCCCTCATAGCTGGCCCCGCCGCTATAACCGCGGTAATAACCCTCACCGCCGAGTACGGCTATCTCGTCTCCCTTTCAGCGACGGCCATAGCGATTGCAGTCGTTGCGCTCTCGATGTTCGTGGCGCTCTACATGATGAAGTCCGTCAACAAGACCTTCCTGAGCGTCACAATCAGGATAATCGGTCTCTTCATAATGGCCATCGGCGCCCAGATGATGGTCGAGGGCGTCGTCGGGATATACCTCCTCATGACCTCGGCTGGATAA
- the hisS gene encoding histidine--tRNA ligase, with translation MKVERVKGTRDFLPEEMAKRRWVFERIREVFERYNFHEVLTPTFEYTELFKLRSGEEVVKQLYAFLDKGGRDISLRPDMTSSVARLYVSAFQTAPKPIKWYYMANMFRYEEPQSGRYREFWQAGVELIGSDRVEADAEVIALFTESYLATGLEDFTVNIGDRVLLDEFARMLGVKDDIGLMRLIDKKDKLTREEFVNALKNFGLSDEGVEKVLSLVEIKGEPNEVLPKAEELFTSEEAKAEIRRLYELVDLLDAYGVSKWIRIDLGIARGFDYYTSVVFEAIAPNDLGIGSIGGGGRYDNLIEVFGGKPTPATGFAIGVERLIPILEWKGLIPEVKLRPDVYVIPIGKEVELRKTAVEVVSALRRAGVKADVELTGRKLRKALDYAGRLNVPYVVLIGKRDLENGNVTVRDMETGEQRVVKKEDVVKELVGALGL, from the coding sequence ATGAAGGTTGAGCGCGTTAAAGGGACGAGGGATTTTCTGCCCGAGGAGATGGCGAAGAGGAGATGGGTCTTCGAGAGGATTCGCGAGGTCTTCGAGCGCTACAACTTCCACGAGGTTCTAACTCCAACCTTCGAGTACACCGAGCTCTTCAAACTCAGGAGTGGTGAAGAAGTCGTAAAACAGCTCTACGCCTTCCTTGACAAGGGCGGAAGGGACATCTCGCTCCGCCCGGACATGACGTCGAGCGTCGCGAGGCTCTACGTTTCGGCCTTCCAGACGGCTCCGAAGCCAATCAAGTGGTACTACATGGCCAACATGTTCCGCTACGAGGAACCGCAAAGCGGTCGCTACCGCGAGTTCTGGCAGGCAGGGGTTGAGCTCATCGGGAGCGACAGGGTTGAGGCCGATGCTGAAGTTATAGCGCTCTTCACCGAGAGCTACCTCGCGACCGGTTTGGAGGACTTCACCGTCAACATCGGCGACAGGGTTCTGCTCGACGAGTTCGCCAGGATGCTCGGCGTCAAAGACGACATCGGGCTCATGAGGCTCATAGACAAGAAGGACAAGCTTACCAGAGAGGAGTTCGTAAATGCTTTGAAGAACTTCGGGCTGAGCGATGAAGGAGTTGAGAAGGTCCTCTCGCTGGTTGAAATCAAGGGCGAACCGAACGAGGTTCTCCCGAAGGCCGAGGAGCTGTTCACAAGCGAGGAAGCTAAAGCCGAGATAAGGCGCCTCTACGAGCTCGTCGATTTGCTCGACGCCTACGGGGTCTCGAAGTGGATTAGGATTGACCTCGGCATAGCGAGGGGCTTCGACTACTACACGAGCGTCGTCTTCGAGGCGATAGCGCCGAACGACCTTGGAATCGGCTCGATTGGCGGCGGCGGTCGTTACGACAACCTCATCGAGGTCTTTGGCGGAAAGCCGACCCCGGCGACGGGCTTCGCGATTGGAGTGGAGAGGCTCATTCCAATCCTTGAGTGGAAGGGTCTGATTCCGGAAGTCAAGCTCAGGCCCGACGTTTACGTGATTCCTATTGGCAAGGAAGTCGAGCTCAGGAAGACGGCCGTCGAGGTGGTATCTGCCCTCAGAAGGGCGGGCGTTAAGGCCGACGTCGAGCTGACTGGAAGGAAGCTGAGAAAGGCCCTCGACTACGCTGGCAGGCTTAACGTCCCCTATGTCGTCCTCATCGGGAAGAGGGACCTCGAGAACGGCAATGTCACGGTAAGGGACATGGAAACGGGCGAGCAGAGGGTCGTGAAGAAAGAAGACGTTGTGAAGGAGCTAGTGGGAGCGCTGGGGCTTTAA
- a CDS encoding winged helix-turn-helix domain-containing protein, protein MRRSRVEIIADILESANGKGATKTQIVYRANLNFKLATNYIRYLLRKGYLIEAIEGNRRIYRVTDKGRTFLRSFSTIYRELGDFDSFDGF, encoded by the coding sequence ATGAGGCGTTCGAGAGTTGAAATTATTGCTGATATCCTAGAGTCAGCCAACGGTAAGGGTGCGACGAAGACCCAGATAGTTTACCGAGCGAATCTGAACTTCAAGCTGGCCACGAACTACATACGGTACCTCCTCCGAAAGGGGTACCTTATTGAGGCCATAGAAGGTAACCGGCGGATATACAGGGTCACGGACAAGGGAAGAACGTTTTTACGCAGTTTCTCAACGATTTACCGTGAACTAGGTGATTTTGATTCCTTCGATGGCTTTTGA
- a CDS encoding SipW-dependent-type signal peptide-containing protein: MKSGILALLVVGVVLFGLGAGTWAYFDDTESSTGNYITADILNLKVSPDNSTWYDGTDVPSNIDFGKVYPGWSGSDDVYVMNEGGLPGEVYLYLNYSLDENINPESETNGGQTLADVIYVKIYYNDELVWDGYLKDWTYDDPGNMLDLGPLDGGKTGKITVEASIDYEDAGNDIQGDKLTFDVHLYLKQVQG, translated from the coding sequence ATGAAGAGTGGAATCCTGGCCCTGTTGGTTGTTGGTGTTGTACTGTTTGGACTTGGAGCAGGAACCTGGGCGTACTTCGACGACACGGAGTCAAGCACGGGGAACTACATAACGGCGGACATCCTTAACCTTAAAGTCAGCCCGGATAACAGCACCTGGTATGATGGAACTGACGTTCCTTCGAACATCGATTTTGGAAAGGTTTATCCCGGTTGGAGTGGTAGCGATGACGTTTACGTCATGAACGAGGGCGGACTGCCCGGTGAAGTCTATCTATACCTGAACTACTCCCTCGATGAGAACATCAACCCGGAGTCAGAGACCAACGGCGGGCAGACCCTTGCGGATGTTATATACGTCAAGATTTACTACAACGATGAACTCGTTTGGGATGGGTATCTCAAGGACTGGACTTATGACGACCCCGGAAACATGCTTGACCTCGGTCCTCTCGATGGCGGAAAGACCGGAAAGATAACTGTTGAGGCTTCTATTGACTACGAAGACGCTGGAAACGACATCCAGGGTGATAAGCTTACCTTCGATGTCCACCTGTACCTTAAGCAGGTGCAGGGGTGA
- a CDS encoding signal peptidase I, translating to MRRLLSFAVILVLLLTFPRLRTLTPLVVLSGSMEPYFNPGDMVLIEPVNASGVQIGDVVAFHPAWAKGEEARNTLYTHRVVGIIRNATGLYFVTKGDNNEENDPAPVPAQNVVGKVTIVLPYLGYMTRHNPDRRVLLAVYVLFILLPGIYILVSTLRELSERPVVARRKERLQLISSRYSRLVFPKKALSIFIGFLLFFTVLLTPRLDSARDGFANGGKLPVLLISGGVPGYVYLNPGDSCACNYTYAVNAVLPVQWLVLLSGIPLFPRSLALLLALLSTLMLYPLWTSRFPNVEVKRHGPRFI from the coding sequence ATGAGAAGGCTTCTCTCATTCGCGGTCATCCTCGTGCTCCTGCTGACCTTTCCAAGGCTCAGGACGCTAACGCCACTCGTGGTTCTAAGCGGGAGCATGGAGCCCTACTTTAACCCCGGTGACATGGTCTTAATCGAGCCGGTGAACGCCTCCGGTGTTCAAATCGGGGACGTGGTGGCCTTCCATCCGGCGTGGGCTAAGGGAGAAGAGGCGCGCAATACACTGTACACCCATAGGGTCGTTGGCATAATCAGGAACGCAACCGGTTTATACTTCGTCACCAAGGGGGACAACAACGAGGAAAATGACCCCGCGCCAGTTCCCGCCCAGAACGTCGTCGGGAAGGTCACCATCGTCCTTCCTTATCTTGGCTATATGACGAGGCACAATCCGGATAGGAGGGTGCTCCTGGCTGTTTACGTGCTGTTCATTTTGCTCCCGGGAATTTACATACTCGTGTCTACGCTTCGAGAGCTCTCTGAGCGTCCAGTAGTGGCGCGGAGGAAAGAACGCCTCCAGCTAATTAGCTCAAGGTATTCCCGTCTTGTTTTCCCCAAGAAAGCTCTCTCCATCTTCATAGGTTTTCTGCTGTTTTTCACTGTCTTACTAACCCCCCGGCTTGATTCGGCCAGGGATGGGTTTGCCAACGGCGGAAAACTGCCGGTGCTCCTAATCTCCGGGGGAGTTCCTGGATACGTTTACCTCAACCCCGGCGACTCCTGCGCCTGCAACTACACCTACGCAGTAAACGCCGTCCTGCCGGTTCAGTGGCTTGTCCTTCTCTCCGGGATTCCTCTTTTTCCCCGGTCGCTCGCTCTTCTCCTAGCTCTGCTCTCAACTCTCATGCTGTATCCTCTCTGGACGTCCAGGTTCCCGAACGTGGAGGTGAAAAGGCATGGACCCCGCTTTATTTGA